The DNA segment cataaaaagaaTTGCACCAACATTTCTTTTTACGACCAGAATATTTAGAAAGTGCACATTCTTAGCTTTCCAGATATATAATTTAGGTATatgcattaaaaattaaaaaaaaaaatgctctcATAGTACTAGCCTAGTTATCTCTTTTAcattatcaattaatatcaataaacatatattgtttCATCAGGGTGTTACTGCACAATATTTCAGCTTGATTTCATTTCATATCATTTGACACAGAACCAAAAGTAGGATGACAACCATGGGTaacagttaaaacaaaataacaaaataattagttatcagttttgtatttgtttctgTGTCACAAAAAAACtcctatattttattattttacgaTTAATATTTTTCCGAtacaaaaatacttttaaatcaaAACGTAAACGAAATATCCAgtcaaacaaacacaaatagcgGCATAGAATATACACAGACAAACACAATCTAAAGCGTTAGCTACATCCTTCCCCGTTACATTTACTTCTATTTCATTAATCTGTTTATTAGGATCATTAACCGGTAATACAACATTGCGTTTTTTCTCCAACCTCCATTTTGCAAATCTCTTCAGTGGTGAACTTAATCCAGCTGTTGTTTCCTCATAATAATATTTCGAAACCATTATGACACTTCCGACGATAAAACCACTAAGCGAAATTATTGTTATCATGACAGCTAAAAGTACGCACATCGGATTTGAGGATGTTGGAATAGCGGCCgacactaaagttaaaaatatggCATAGGAAAGTAATATTGTCATTGCTAGAGATACACGTTCACCTGATTCCACTGGGATAACGAAGACCAAGGGATTCAAGAGAGCGAACAACAGAGTTGGTAAAATCATCATCACGGCATAGTACAAAGACTGAcgctttattttaatttttacgttgAACGTGCTATACTCATTGTAGAACTCAACAAATGTTGAATATTCCAGAAGGGTCCAATCTGAATTAGGTGTGTACCAATATAACCTCGCTTGGTTAGACAAAGCAGACAATGTTAATGTGGTATTTGATATTCCCCAGTTGAAAAACATCAATTTACATTCCTGTGTGTcaaaaggaaattttgcaaCATTAGTAGGACACTTTGCTTTCATTATTCCTCCCGGGCTATAGTAAACATCTCCAGTGCTAGTTAGAGTAGAATAAAACGTAACTCCATGTCCAATAGGTTCCATGTCATCTGCCACATTTACTAGAAACATTAGAGGTTTCCATATGTCGGATGGGTCTATGGTTAAAGCAAACAAGTTATCAAAAGATGAGGAATCCCACTTGAGTGCAGGGTCAGTCCAATTGAGTAACATAACTCCCATAATCGAAATGGTTTCGTCAACTTCATTGATGGATATGAAAGAATTTAGGTAAAAGTCCACGCCGACATTAAGCTTTTGAGAATGGTCAGCTAACGGTGTTATCCTTTTACTATAGTTTGTTAACAAATGTGAATACAGATTTTGTGCGGTAGCATGACTTTGACATTGTACACCAGGTAGGAAATTATAAATTacgaacaaaacaatatatttgatATGCATGTTAATTAACAGTGAATCCTTTTATCTAAATAAGAACTTTTCACTTAAGAATGCTTCAATAAACTTTATCACCGCTACCATTAATACGAGTATGGTACGTCATGTTATCGTCACCTGATCATCTTGTTATAATTGATGATTGGAAAATTCCGCAAACAATCCATATAGTAATATGAGTAAACTGTAATTCAGTTTTCACTGCAAGCTTTTAAAACACAATCTAAAGAATTTACGACAATCCTTCCTTAATCTTAAATACCCTCAACAATGGTTATATTAAACGTGACACTAATCACTGGACCCGATCGAGTTCACACGAAGTAAAATGTTATTCATTGAAATACGAAATGTTAAAGAGGCATTAGCTACTATCTAAATAtgaatgtatttgtttcaagtATTTATAAAAACGAAATCCCACTAAGGGAAgaacaacaaatttaaagatctaacattgttgagCTATGCATACAATATAATATTCCTTATAAATATCAGCACAACAATGTTTAGTTAGGTGCACAAGAGGATAGTATATATACACGTTGACACATTTATATATCCAATACATTAACActaaacatacaaatgtatgcattgtaaaatacaacaaaatgtcaatttacaaataaccattcaactaaaaaaaaagacaaacataaatCAGAAGTACCGtgttagtaaaaaaaaaaatattgctaagttgtcctttttaacatttttttattcgagcgtctttggtagacgaaacgcgcgtctggcgtaaatatgaaatttcagtcctggtatatatgatgagtttatttacaataatttcatataagatatattttgcTAATCAAATCCCCTGGTTTCATTAGCAATTATAAACACAGGGATGAACCTTAGCGTCATTGTTGTAGCGCTAAGGGACATTGTTCACAACCaggaatgaaatgaaatatttaaagttgaaaaaaagaaaaaaaaagagtttatttacaaccactgggtcggtGCCACTACTAGTGGAGATtttttccccgagggtatcaccaaccaagtagtcagcacttctgtgttgatttgagttatcattgatatgttcataattatatatcaactgttaacaaaattttgaatttgtgaaATACAAttgcttttctacctcagaaataGATTTACTTAGCTTATTTGACAAAacctttaggaatttttggtcctcaatgctcttcaacttcgttctttatttggtctttttaacattttctgatTCGAGCGTTACTATTGAGTCTttggtagacgaaacgcgcgtctggggtatatataaaatttctgtCCTTGTATACATGATGAGTtcatttacaaccactgggtcgatgccactgctggtgaagaTTAATTATCcagatggtatcaccagccctgtAGTCAGCACTTTTCTGTTGatttgagttatcattgatatgttcctaattttaaattaaatgttaacaaaattttgaatttgtgaaATACTatggcttttctacctcagacatagattTACTTAGCTTATTTGACAAAacctttaggaatttttggtcctcaatgctcttcaacttcgtactttatttggtctttttaacatttttttattcgagcgtcactgatgagtctttggtagacgaaacgcgcgtctggcgtaaatatgaaatttcagTTCTTGTACAtatggtgagtttatttacaaccactgggtcgatgccactgctggtggaaattttttccccgagggtatcaccagcccagtagttagcacttctgtgttgattgaagttatcattgatatggtaataattataaattaactgttaacaaaattttgaatttgtgaaATACTATGGCTTTCCTACCTCAGAAATAGATTTACTTAgatttatttggcaaaacctttaggaatttttggtcttcaatgcacTTCAACTTCTTTCtctttttggcctttttaacattttcttattcgagcgtcattgatgagtcttcggtagacgaaacgcccgtctggcgtaaatatgaaatttcagTCCAGGTATATATGAGTTTGTTTTCTACatgacaaaatatcaaaatctgtTTTAATTTGTACTCCGTTGGATTCGCAGTACAATATTGTGGTATATATCAATTTCGAAGCAGTTTGTTttcctgtgttttttttttatacaatgaatagataatgaaattcatctcctattctatttcaacaaatatGACGAATTCGCTCATCTGTTTGTATTCTAGTCCACGCCACCAACTTAATCGAATAGGTTTCGAAACGaatattgtaatatatataaaataaatctctTGAACAGGTCTTCATTTGGGTAAATCCAATGTTGGATAAATATATCATTCAGCTGTCGTGAAATTATGTTCTTGAAAACCAAGCTTATCCAGTTTATCCAATGGAAGTTGATCTTGCCAAAAAAACTAATTCCATTCTCgtaatcttatttttttgtggtattgaaaATGTCATTTGAGCACTAACTTATACATAATGTAAGATAATTTGTTATTCTCCAATACTAAACTATTACAAAACAATATCATTTTACGTTAACAACAATTTCCAAAGAGAATCGTCCGTGTTCAACTGCTTCTAAATTTCTGAAAACGTTTTTGCAAAATTGAAAGTGTATTTTCTCAATGCTATCTTTAGTTTCAAATCCCCATACCTCTGGGGCATATAATAATACAGGACTAACTAATGAGTCAAAAAGTTCAAGCTGCAAATCGACgggaataaatgtattttttatttttcgtgtGTTACAAAAACTACCATTGTAATTGAAAAGTACACTAAGGTAGCAGTAGAAATCAACTAAATCAATGCTTTCtccatatatcataaaattctgATTTCTTTTTGCTTTCTTATTACAACAAATCTCTGCTTTAGGTTTTCTTTTGTTAATCTTtagtattcattttttttataatctttaaaacctatacaagtttttatttgtaatcCTTCTGCACTTTCCGAAAATTGCGCAGTATCCTATGCATATAGTGTAATACACAatttaacatacatttgtaatgattacaagcacatatttgaaatattatttagactttctatattgattttaacaaaataatttctaaatcattaaacaagaaagaaaacaaaaaaggtgATACTCTACTAATCGATTTCTGGTTACATGTTGATGCCATTTTTAAGGGAATAACACTCTTTTATTAAGAACACCTCCCAagatattaaatgtaaaaataaaaacaaaattaatccaAATTAAAATCAGAATGTTTGCGTTTAAATTCGTCTGATCATAGGTAGGCCATGAAACGTGATAACTTTTTCAGAGCCTTCACTTCTAGTTAATCGTTTCTTAGTCTTTCAACTTAATCTGAACCATCAGAGAGGTTATTTTCACCAGCAGAACTGCTAGTTATGTAACTTATTTGAGAAAACGACTTGTCacagaaaagttaaaaatataattgtaatttttaaataaggaAAAATTTGTTGCATCCAGTGTCGACCTTTGGAAAATGGTTAATGACATCAGTACGTTCTTATCACCACCCCTtggttaatatttaaaaagggTTTTCTTAAGATTCCCAAATACTTAGTTAATTATTTGAGCAATAATTTTGAATAGTGTTGAATAATTAAGTTGATTAGATTTTTGCCAATTTACATATTTAGTACATGTGGTAAATGAACTATTTATTATGGTATAATTTTCCTCGGATTATTATATAGATAATAGTGGTTAGACCTTTACATCCATACACAACGTCTAATCATACGTCAAATGAGtattactttatatttctattcTGTAGATGTTTTTCTAAGCGAGTACTTGAGTAACGCTCGGTAAATCCAACGATTAACCTATTAGAAAATCTTCCCCGAGTTACTAATTTGAGAATACGACTTCTCACAGAAAAGTTGAcaatataattgtaatttcgaattgattaaatatatatatagaagatACATGATAGCTGCTAAACCCCACAAGAAAGGGGCATCCGTTTATTGATATTTGAGATGACAATCAGTCCGGTCACTACAACGGAAAGGACGTGCTGGGTCTACTCCATTTTACCTGCAATCTACGATGTTGGTTTACTGATAGATGGATCGCCGACACACAactttcgataaaaaaaaaataaaaaaataaatccaacgATTAACAGTTCGTTTATAAACTTGTGGTTTTGCGAAATACCCGCGTTAGCCTTTGGTCCGTAACACCCAATGTGGGGGACACATTATGCCAAATGAAGTCCGAGGGTCAGTATTGAAGGTGTTGGATAATGGACCGCTATTTCACTGTCTTACAACTTCTGATGAAGCCTACTGTCTTACTATCTCAAGACCCATCGATCAGAACTTCAACATCGTGGTTAGCGGGCTACCAAGCTGACCAACTTGGCAACACAAGCAGCCGTTGTGGAGGCAGTAATCAACACCAAAATAGTCAACATATCAAAAAGATCTTACCAAAACCAAAAATGGTGGCCATCTTTCTCAGCTTTCCATCGTCAcgcatgaaaatatttaaacgcGCACCAAACGCCTTCGAGCAGCAAGCAGACCGTGTGAGGGCCGTAAAACCAGTCCAGGTCGTTAAACGATTCCATCATCATCATAATGACATTTAATCGGATACCTAATATAGGAAAAGTGTCACTTTGTCTGTACGTTTAAGTAACTGCTTTCTTTGGGCAACGAGTTGACcgtcttaagggcatacgatatagttttgatcctgtatttacaagttcgtgaaaatttgcatataggctattttatacctgattaaatcaaatatgtaataaaaaatataccttcatgtgctactttttgagtaaaatgaggtcgaaattttgtatatttgctcaaaattcagatttgtggccgtaatttctttttcgaaagaaagacataacttttttgttataaaagataaacacaaattgttttttgttaaataatcggtaatttctatattatataagtatcataaaaaaagtatgcattttttattcagaaataactcatatttatcaaatgttcatgaattgagtaaaatacgtcattttttgctgcttgttatcaaaattaaaaaaaaatctctatttacagttttataaaatttgggtcacataatctccctgcaaaatgaaacaaattgctgttttgaaaaagaggggtccatcagtcgaaaaatgcatcttttcccgatatgtaacagtttgacgtcgcgaaaataacattttacgttagcaacgtcattaccttccctgtaactgtatcgtatgcccttaagccATATTTTATATGAGCCAGAGGTTTCGCTACCTATAACCAAGATTCAATCcactttattttcattaaaatgtcacaaaccaagtcaggaatatcgCAGTTGTTTTCTAATAGTCGGTTTCAATGTAGTTGGCGTCTGTTTTTATTGCAcattaatgtttttgttgttccgTTATTATCGTCGTTGTCAAGTATTTTGTAACCCGGATGTGTTTCCCTCAaccgatttatgacttttgagcAGCGGTATAACACTGTTGCCCTTATTTATACCCAATATATCCTCAGAATCCATCTTTACCTTTATTCCCAgtgatggaaaaaaataagttttaattgttttttatattatccactttaTATGAATAAACTAGTGCTAATAATCCgataactgattttaatagaatatttatgttagcggcaataagtgaaattaggcattaagcttaaatcctaggcaataagctaatGCCTAGGCAGTAAGTCTATTGCCTAAATAATGTTAGGCATTAGtcttaaatcctaggatttaagcttaaatcctgaaaaatgtgtgcaggcattaagcttaatgcctaaaatgaaaatgtgagtaaataaaaatacatttgttacataataacattataagaactgaattttaaaatgtcatctACCGGAAATAAAATTACTTGTTAAATATGTAATTTAGATCAAAACTCATCAAATAATACTTgagaaaatatgaaaactagATAGAAATTTGTGTTAAAATCATTTGTTATCACAAGTTGTGGAACTGTTCAAAAAGAAAGTTTACTTAtccaattaaaaataaatttgaaaatggtgTAAACAAAAGATTATATCTAAATTTAGTCTACTTTTTATCAATTCAGAGCAGCTCGACAAgtgattggtaaaaaaaaattaaataattatcaCAGCTATTTTATAGCTATTTTATAGAATCTCCCGCACTCCCTTGATACTATCACtttatcaaaatctttttttattttttgtaatgtcacataaaagtatgattttaagatgcacacctctgaggagccaaacatttctaaaattaaactttttcttaacctgattttggGGTTTATATgactgtaaacaataattgGTGAAAACAAATCTGATGATCTCTTATGATGGTGCACTTTGTTTTCCTACAGCCCTTTGAAAGTACCCAATttagattattttcaaattttcatcaatttttacatattttttagctATTATCGTAAAAAAATCACTATCCAACATTTTTTGTATcgtattttctgtaaattagtGTTTTagtacaaaatgcatattgtttaagcatttttgttttaaataattgaaaaattacatatctaagaaattttaaaaagaaaacagtgataggatattcatttgttaatgtTTCTGGTATATTCATTTGTTGTACCTTCACAcgttttctaaacattttgctaaaaatactgaaaatttgttactcaaacacattttattataaatacacaatttttcacaGAATGAAGTttgattataacattttatttttattttggtattttccactaatatcacatgttttggaaataattccagaacgagactgaaatgtcagaaaaatacaTCCTTAATTCTGAGTTTTGACTACTAAaattactaaataaaatatgaagatCTGTCAAATGAATGTATGGAATACATATAATATTAGGAGTATAATTAAGAAACTACTTTatatgaagaagaaaaagataaaTCTTAAAATTCACTTATTGCCTAAAGTTATGTTCGGCAATAGGCTGAATAATCATCATCAGATTTCAGGTAATAAGCTTAatgcctgaaaatttcaggcaataacttaatgcctaggatttaagcttaatgcctaatttcacttattgccgctaacatatatatttaactcATTTCAATACCAAGGTATCACAGTTAAATTACCAGTAATTGCTtcaatatgattgattgattaatgtTTGATACACTCATCATCAACGCAAAAGGGCTTTTTTGGTGGCTAGAGctaattcaaatatttgaatagCTGAAATATAAAGCCATCAAGTTATTCCTAATATTCTTAGACATGTGGTGTGCAGACTAATATTACATGGATTAATTGACTTTGTTGTAAAGATGCCAACAAGAATTAAATAATACcaaattaatatgtttaaatgaCTTACATAAAATAGATGttcaaaatagttattaaacaaataaaaaaaggcctatttatataattagaaaaaacaacacatatcaaaatatagatTCGAGACAAAGactaatttcttttaaataaattgaacaaTAGTTTCGTTTTGAGTAGTATTTACAATACTTAATTAAGTTTACGAATATCGATAAAACTAACATTTGAATAACAAATTTGTTGTAAACTGTTTAAACTTCTTCTTTCAATTCCTAAAATGTCTTGTGAGTCACATATTGATGACACACAAATCTTTGTAacatttaagatttttaaaaatactttccGACACATGTACAGTTGTTCTTAATTTGAAGTTGATGGACGCGAATAGCTGCTGTTTGATAAATGCTCGACACAAAACTGTGGTAGGGGATATTGTTTATAATCTGTCTGACACAAATACGCTGATCCAAATGTTGATGGAAACCGTAATTATATTCTAGTTGACACAAATTCTTGGAACAAAACTCTGATGGAGACCTTTTTAACAGAGCTGCACTGACCGAAACGTTGATAGGTACCTTGGTAAATTACATCTTGTTAGGAGTCCTTATTTCTGTGATTCTATATTGTCAACACACTGTATACATTATACTTATTATCTTTTGTAACTATATATTTCCAACAAAATGGCATGACTTTTATGTCACACTGAAAGATCgacaaattattcaaattgacACATACATGAAATATGCAATCAAACAAACCACAATAGCGATATAGAATacacaaagacaaacaaaatctaAAGCGTTTGCCACATCCTTCCCTGTTATGTTATAATCTATATCATCAATCTCCTTCGTGTGATCTTCCATTGGGAAAACAACATTACGTTTCTTCTTCAACCCCCACTTTGCCAAGTTCTTCAATGGGGTGATGATTTCGTCTGTGGTTTTCTTAaaggaatattttgaaataactaCGACACTTACCACGATAAGACCGCTGAGTGAAATTATTGTTATCATGACAGCTAAAAGTACGCACATCGGATTGGAAGATGTTGGAATAGCGGCGGACACTAAAGTTAAGAATATGGCGTAGGAAAGTAATATTGTCATAGCTAGAGATATCCGTTCGCCTGATTCCACTGGAATAACGAAGACCAAGGGATTCAAGAGAGCAAACAACAGAGTTGGTAAAATCATTATCACGACATAATACAAAGACTGACGCTTTATTGTAAGTTTTACGTTGAACGTGCTGAAATTGTTCTTGGTCTCAACAAATGTTGAATAATCCAAAAGGATCCAGTCCGAATTTGGTGTATACCAGTCTAACTTTGCTTTGTCAGACACAGGAGAAAATATTAACTCTGATGTTGATAATCCccagttaaaaaacaaaaaaatacattcctGTGTGTCAAAAGGAAATTTGGCAACATTAGTAGGACATTTTGCCTTCATTATTCCTCCTGGGCTTGTGTAAACCTGTCCAGTGCACActaaagtagaaaaaaaaaccaactccATTCCCGATAGGTTCGATTTGTCCTGCTGAATTTGCAAGAAAAATTAGAGGTGTCCAGATATCAGATGGGTCTATGATTATATAATACAAGTtgtcaaaagaccaaaattccCATTTAAGTACTGGGACAGTCCAATTAAGAAGTATATATCCCATTATGGAAATGGTTTCGTCAACTTCATTGATGGATATGAAAAAATTTAGGTAAAAGTCTACCCCGACATCAAGTTGCTGAGAATGGTCAGCTAACGGCATTATCCTTTTACTGTAGTTTGTTAACAAATTGGAATACAGATTTTGTACAATAGCGTGATTGTGACAGTGTATCTCAGAAAGAAGAATAATTAACACAGTTGAAAGTGTCAGAGTCGTACACATCATTTTCGGTGATATATAACAATTCAGCCAAACCAAATTTTAACTCCAGAATACTGCCCTAAAATTTATTTAAGCTGATATATAGATTGATCAACATCAATATGGTATGTCAATAGTAGTTATTATCGTCGTCGTTTAATTATAATGGATAATTGGGAAATcatgtaaacaattcaacagCATGGTGAACttgtataaacagtttaaatgaatgATATTCAATAACATATTGAACTGATATCATTATAAATGAGTCTAATTGAGTCcaggaaaaaacaccaaagCAACTTCATGGtagcatatataaatataaacagcaTAATGTTTAAATTCGATGAGATTAAAGaactattatattataaaatcgCAGGTCTCCTAATACTAGTAGTTGCAGACAAATcgtttaaatttataataacttGTTAAAAGTAGATGATTACAAACTTCATCGGCATGACAGAAACACGCAATTTAGATGGTGCATCGTGTTACTGATAAATTCTGACTTTCCATCTAATCGTAGAGCTGACAAAGTTTAGAAAACATTAGTTCAGAGGTTCGTAAATAATATAATTGGATGATGATAGGTATTTATAAACCCCCTTTGCACCAGTATTTGACAAAAACGTTTttaggaaactttacaaaaaaatatagactAATGTAAAATGAACAATAGTAATATTTGGTGACTTGGCGACCTAAATTTTGACATGTTGAATAGCAAAAAATGTCAATCTATCACCTTTTAATAACAAATTCAACTTATTACAATTAATATTAAGAGCTTAAAAGCTTATGTTTGTATTGTTGTATGTGAATCGAATCCAAATAAAACTTCGGTATTCGTATTAGTATTAGTacgaaattttattttaaatttaattttggaaaaaacCCAAGTACTTTATAAAGAGATCCTTCTTAAAAAactacatacaaaatgtaagttTGAATTCGGatggaaataaaataaacaaaatagataAATGCGCCTTATGATATGTAGCATAAATTACAGagtaaaaatgttaaactaGTCCAGGtcatttcatgaaattaatGGATAATTATTTAATAGCTAAACAAGATCCTGCGCCAAGAgattgtcaatttctaaataatttttaatccaCTAATCATCCCTTTCAAAGGTTTTCGTAAGGGATAACGATTCGGTGGATTACTACAAAATATATGTGACACAGACAACAATTAATAATAAGTCTCGGTTAttgtatagaaaggtatatactatAGAAATTAGAGCGCGGGGCTTTGCCCCAAGctcttattttcatagtatatacctttctatacaatatccaatttagcacatatttacaactTGAGTAATCCTGTAATTAgtcttttgatatgttttggaTGACTGGATGTAGCTCATTTACGTAG comes from the Mytilus trossulus isolate FHL-02 chromosome 3, PNRI_Mtr1.1.1.hap1, whole genome shotgun sequence genome and includes:
- the LOC134712285 gene encoding acetylcholine receptor subunit beta-type acr-3-like; its protein translation is MHIKYIVLFVIYNFLPGVQCQSHATAQNLYSHLLTNYSKRITPLADHSQKLNVGVDFYLNSFISINEVDETISIMGVMLLNWTDPALKWDSSSFDNLFALTIDPSDIWKPLMFLVNVADDMEPIGHGVTFYSTLTSTGDVYYSPGGIMKAKCPTNVAKFPFDTQECKLMFFNWGISNTTLTLSALSNQARLYWYTPNSDWTLLEYSTFVEFYNEYSTFNVKIKIKRQSLYYAVMMILPTLLFALLNPLVFVIPVESGERVSLAMTILLSYAIFLTLVSAAIPTSSNPMCVLLAVMITIISLSGFIVGSVIMVSKYYYEETTAGLSSPLKRFAKWRLEKKRNVVLPVNDPNKQINEIEVNVTGKDVANALDCVCLCIFYAAICVCLTGYFVYVLI